The Borreliella burgdorferi B31 DNA segment TTTTTGAGCAGTCATTGGAATTATTATATAATTACTTACAACTAATACGTTTGTTAAAATAATTCCCAAACTAGGACTAGTATCTATTATTATGTAGTCGTATTTATGTTTTAATAATTTTAAACTATCTTTTAATCTTGTTTCTTTAAACGGGATGTTATCGTCATAAAAAAGGTATAAATATATATAACTGGGCAATATGTATAAATTATTGTTTAATCTAAAGGTGGAAGAATTTATGTTTTTTTTATCTGCTAATACTTCGTAAATGTTTTGTTTTGAAACATCTACCCCTTGTTCTTCCAAGAGATCTGAAAAATAGCTAGTGGTTGATGCTTGTGGATCGGCGTCAATTAGAAGAACTTTATATTTTTTAGACAAGAGTGTTGAAAAAATAATAGCACTTGTGCTTTTGCCAACACCTCCTTTAATTGAGCAAATGGCAACTATTTTAGTGTTTTCTCTATCCATTTATTTATAATTCCTCCATCAGGCAATTCTTTGCAATAAAATTCATACACTTTTTTTTCCAATCTGTTTAACATGTCAATAAATGTTTGAAAATATTTTTTATTAATTTTTTCTTTTTTGATTAACCTAGCAAGACTTCTTAAATAACAAAACACACTGCCTTTTTTAAATTTAAATTCTATATAATATACTTTGGAAAATGTATATGATTTTAAAGTGCCATTGATTTTGTATTTTATAACAATGTTTTTTATAGGTTTTCTGTATCCATAGAAAATTCCTATAAATTTATCATTTTCTTTTGTAGAGAATAAATTAAGTCCTTCTAATTTTCCTTGATTAAATAATTTTCTAAAAAGAATTAAAAATTTGTTTTTTTTATATCTGTTTATTTCAAATTTGTATAGATCCATTAGCATTTTAGTGTGATATATTGCTCTTTCGTTGAGAATTTCTTTTTTGATGAAAATTTCTGGCTTTCTACTTTTTTTTATTATTTCTTTTTTTTTGTTTTTAAGTTTTTCTAGTACACTTTTCATTTCAAACTCTTAATTTATATAGCTATTTTTATAAATATTTTGTGATTCTATTAGTTTGATAATTTCATTATAGTATTGATTATTAAATATTTTTTTGTATTCAAGTTTATTTTGTTTGTTTAAGTATTCTTTAATTTTCGACCTTAAATTTGTTGTGTTGGTTTTTCTATGTAATTGATCTAAAAGTATGTTATATATATTGGTTTCTATATTGTCTTTATGTTTTTGGGGTTCGGTTTTATTAGTATCGTCCTTTATCTTTTTTATAATTTGATCGAAATCCTTATATTTATTGCTTTCTAATATGAAATGGGGTTTGTTTTTATATTTTTGATATGTGTTTTGTATTTGGGTTTTTATCTTTTTTTTGTCGCAACCTTCTTTTATTAAAATTTTTTGGGTTTTTCTTAATATTGAAATTAAATCTCTTTTTTTGTTTTGCAGTGTTTTTTGTAAATTACATTTGTTTTCTTTTTTGAAATAATATTTTTCTTTGATTATAAATTTAAAAAGCTTGATTGTTGTTTCTTTTTTTAAGTTAAGATTAATAATAAAAGAGGAAATTTCATTATCGAAATTACATTTTTTTGCATATTTTTTTAGTTTAAGCTTATTAATCCTTTTTTTTCTTTCGGTTTCTCTTTCTTCTTTTTTATATTTATTATTAAGACACTCCCCATTTTTTACATTGTCCTTTTTATCGTAATTTATTTTAATATATACATTAACACGTCTTTGAAATCTTTCTGTTTTTTTATTCCTAAAGTGTTGGTTTAGTAGATTATAGCAGTCTTTTTTAGAATGCCTAAGAGCATAGTAGATTTCAGTGCCCATATTAATACCTAGATGTCTATAGTAGTTAATAGTAATATTTAGCTTTTCTAGTTTATAGAAGTAGTTTCTAAGCGTTTTGATTGAAACTTCTTTTTGCCCGTTGCGCCTTAAGTTACTGTTAAAACAATAAAGGATGTCTGATTGGTTGTATTTTTTTTTGTTTTTATTAATATACTCAAGTGTCGCAATTAAAGCAATTAGTTTGTGTTGATATTTACTTTGTATTTGTAGGGATTTATTAACCTTCACTTCTGCCTCCTCAACTTCGGATGGTTTTTTATACACTCTTACATAATAAAGCAATTTTTCAGATAAGTAAAGTTTATCACTAAAAAATAAAAATTTTTTATATTGTGAGCCGGTTTAAACAGGTGTTATTGGAATTAAATTCTTAAAAGATTTTATTGTATCTATAGACTGTACATTGGGTATTAGAGAATTATGTCGGTGGCGTTGTTTTTAACATTTTGAGATGGATATTTTTATATGATGCATGGGGGAAGTATTTGAGTTCTTTATCATTCTTTTATTATATTTAAATAGGGCATTCGAAGTGGTATTACACAAAGGATAAGTAATATTAAGTTGACTTGTGTTAATTGCAGAGCTTTATATGATAGAGATATAAATGTAACTATGAATCTTAAAATTATTCTTACTAAGAAGTAAAAACCAAGGAAAAGGCGGCTTTAATTTAATATAAAGGCCATTCTTTGGTGAATAAACTTTTCTTATATAGTCTAAAAAACTATCATTCCATGATAGTTTTAATTATAAATAGTAGTTTTCTAATTAAATACTATTGAATGATTTTTTATATATTAAGCTTACTTTGGCTGTCGAAGATGTCCTTGGAGAAGCAAGTTAATACATTAAGCTTTTTAAGTTCCTGAATTATTAATTCAGGAGTAGATGTTATGCTTCTTGTAGCATCTGTTATTAGATAAACTCGAAATCCCAAGTTAATTGCATCAAGTATTGTTTCTTTTACACAAAAATCCAATGCTAGTCCCGTTATAAATAATGTATTGATTGAATTGTTTTTCAGATAAAGCTGAAGGCCCGTTTGTTTTTTTTTAATGCAATCATCATAAAATCCACTGTAACTATCGTAATATTGATCGGTTCCTTTAAAAAAAACTTTTTTTATTCTTTTCGTATTTAGATCATTAGGAAATTCTGATCCCCAAGTATTTTTGACGCAGTGCTCAGGCCAAATACCCCCATTTTTATTGTTAGAAAAGCTTACATGATTTTTACAATGCCAATCCTTGGTGGCAATAATGTTTTTGAAATAATTTTGAAGTTGGTTAATCAAAGAAATTATTTCATTACTGTTAGATACTGGCAAAGTGCCTGATTCTAAAAAATCATTTTGTATATCTATTAAAATAAGTGCACTATTTTCTATTATTTTAAAAATAAAATCCTCCTTAGGAGATATTTAATAACAGAATATACTTCTGCTATATTAGGCAATATCCCTTGATACAACTTTTGTCAATAATTATATATTTGGGATTAATATGGTAATTAGTTTTTCCTTAAAATTAATTAAATTAAAGCATAAAACCCATCTTTAGTTTTGGTTTTATAATTATTAATATTAAGATCCGCATTACAATCATTCATAGAAAAAACAAGTATTCTAGTAATTATGCTTTATTTTATAAATTCTCTCCCTAAATATAATAATATTACAACAATGTATTATAATAATATTAATTATAGTATAATATCGAAAATTGTTTACCATATTGTGTGGTATTAATAGGGTGAAAATCTTAGATATGCTTTTTGTTTTTTCAGTAAAATTGATTTATGATGTGCCTTATATAAGGAGGATTTGGACATTATTAAAAATGTTTAATTTAAATTGGCGTATTTTTATCATTGGCAATATAAATTTTAACAAAAAAAGCAAAATTTAACAGTTATAATAAAGCCCTAATAGCAAGGTATTTTCCGATCTATCTAAGTTAAACTATTGAAAGATTTACAAAGTTATAATAAAAGCATAATAAAAAAAGTTTCTTAAAGGGCAATCAATAAATATAATAAGTTTTTTAAAAATTTTTTGGAGATTGGCTTAA contains these protein-coding regions:
- a CDS encoding ParA family protein → MDRENTKIVAICSIKGGVGKSTSAIIFSTLLSKKYKVLLIDADPQASTTSYFSDLLEEQGVDVSKQNIYEVLADKKNINSSTFRLNNNLYILPSYIYLYLFYDDNIPFKETRLKDSLKLLKHKYDYIIIDTSPSLGIILTNVLVVSNYIIIPMTAQKWSVESMQLLEFALKRLKLKIPIFPMVTNFKKNNTYKHLLELISRDDNFLGVIHEREDLNKRIAENDTFDLNKDYIKEYEITLEKFFQLSKKFLIS
- a CDS encoding DUF226 domain-containing protein: MKSVLEKLKNKKKEIIKKSRKPEIFIKKEILNERAIYHTKMLMDLYKFEINRYKKNKFLILFRKLFNQGKLEGLNLFSTKENDKFIGIFYGYRKPIKNIVIKYKINGTLKSYTFSKVYYIEFKFKKGSVFCYLRSLARLIKKEKINKKYFQTFIDMLNRLEKKVYEFYCKELPDGGIINKWIEKTLK
- a CDS encoding plasmid maintenance protein; the protein is MKVNKSLQIQSKYQHKLIALIATLEYINKNKKKYNQSDILYCFNSNLRRNGQKEVSIKTLRNYFYKLEKLNITINYYRHLGINMGTEIYYALRHSKKDCYNLLNQHFRNKKTERFQRRVNVYIKINYDKKDNVKNGECLNNKYKKEERETERKKRINKLKLKKYAKKCNFDNEISSFIINLNLKKETTIKLFKFIIKEKYYFKKENKCNLQKTLQNKKRDLISILRKTQKILIKEGCDKKKIKTQIQNTYQKYKNKPHFILESNKYKDFDQIIKKIKDDTNKTEPQKHKDNIETNIYNILLDQLHRKTNTTNLRSKIKEYLNKQNKLEYKKIFNNQYYNEIIKLIESQNIYKNSYIN
- a CDS encoding isochorismatase family protein; translation: MENSALILIDIQNDFLESGTLPVSNSNEIISLINQLQNYFKNIIATKDWHCKNHVSFSNNKNGGIWPEHCVKNTWGSEFPNDLNTKRIKKVFFKGTDQYYDSYSGFYDDCIKKKQTGLQLYLKNNSINTLFITGLALDFCVKETILDAINLGFRVYLITDATRSITSTPELIIQELKKLNVLTCFSKDIFDSQSKLNI